TGCGGTCCAACCACCATCTGTCACAGTTGTGCTCATTGTCGTTTGAAGCGGTGTCTGGTGTACGTGTTCATGTGCTTTAGCTAACATATGAAAGCCTGCGTGTGTTGTTGGTAAAGTAAAACTAGGGAAGATTTCACCTTTATCCTCAATCATAGAAGTGCCACCCCATTCGAATTGAAGTGGGTTTTCATTGAGCCATAAATCACTCTCAGCCACTTTATTTAAGTACGTTTCTATTTCTTCAATAATCGTTTCGTAATTTTCATCAGGTAAATAATGCACTGTTATCCATAAACGACATTGATCGGCAATAAAAGCAGGGTGACGTCCGCCTTCAATGACTGCAGGATTAATCGTGTTAGCACCGGGAGGCATACCTGGACAAGATTTAGTGACTGCCCAATGACGTTCTAGTTCTTGAAGTGCTTGAATGATTTTTACCATTTTTTCAATCGCACTGGCACCGTGACGTCCGCCGCCAGCATGAATTATATGACTTCGTGCACCGTCGTGAATCGTTTCTTGGCTTTGGATGGTCACCCAACCTGTAATGACGCCACCTTGACCCATCGCAATATTGTCACTCGTATCTAACACAAGTGCTAAATCAGCTTTTGGTGAATGTTCACAAGCGACTTTTGTACCTGCTTCACCGACTTCTTCGCCGACAACAGAATGTACGATAATATCGCCTTCAGGTTGTAAGCCTTCTTGATGCAAGCGTTCTAAATTATAAAAGAGGGCGGACATGCCACCTTTCATATCAGCAACGCCTCTACCAAATAGAAAACCATCTACTTCAGTCAGTTGAAAAGGATTGAAGCGCCAAAATTGTTCATCTTCTACTTCTGCAACATCGACATGGCCATTTAAAATCAGGCGAGGGGCATCGGGGTTTCGACCTTTCAATGTACCAACAATAATTGTGTCATTATCATAGAAAGGAATGGTTTGTACGTCAAAACCCGTATTTTCGAGCCAAGTTGAAATTTGTTGCTGTAAAGTCTGCGTGTTACGGGCTGGGGGACTCACTGTCGGATGCGCAATTAATGTTTGAAGTATATCAAATTGTCGTTGTTCCATAAGGATGACCCTCCATTGCTAATAAATATTTTTTACGATGAAGTCCGCTATTGAATCCACCTAATTGCCCATCTTTTCGTAAGACACGATGACACGGTACGATAATAGACAATGGATTTTGACCGATAGCAGATGCCACAGCACGTACACTTTTTGGACGGCCAATCATTTGTGCAATATCACTATAATTTACAACCGCCCCAAAAGGGAGTTGTTGCAACGCTTGCCACACTTGTTGTTGAAATGGCGTACCAATGACGTGCGCGACGGGTGTTTTGAATGTGTGATAATGGCCATGAAAATAAGCTTCTAACTCTAAAGCAATTTGGTTCACAATCGGATGATGTGAAATTTGAACGAGTGGTGCTTGCTTTTGAAAATGTTTCAATGCAGTATGATAATCTTTTGAGTCTGTAAATGACAAACCTAACAAGGCGTTATCATTCACAACAGCGGTCATTAACCCAAGTGGTGTATTAATATGTTGAAAGTAAAATGACATCCGATTCGACCTCCTTTAATTTGATTGAAATGGCACGAAACCCTCACGACTGATCGCAATGTTGTCATTTGGAAAAACGTCTTGCATTAATTTTATCACATGCAGATAGGCGTCTGGATGATACCAAGACTGTAAATCGAGATTTTCGTATAAAGATTGAATGCCGAGTGAGTGGGTGCGACGACCGTTTGACCCGTCACCCATAAAGTAATCGTCAATCGTAACATGGTCGACATGTTCAGCTAATCGTTCGGCAAACTGATCCGTACAAGGTAGCACAGGTGCAATAGCAATTTGTGTGGGGATTTGAGCTGCGCGAAGTTTGTCCACAGTTTTCAATCTTGCTTGAATGCTCGGTGCTTTTGGTGTGAAATGGCGAATAATGTCTTCACGGTCGGTTTCTACGGTCATACTCACGATGAAATTACCAGGATAAGATTGAAGGATGTCGATATCTCGTTGTATGAGCGGGCTACGTGTTTGAATGAACAGAAAATCAGGCGGACAGTCATGCATTTCAGATAATAAATTGCGCGTCATTTCATATTTTTTCTCAAGTGGCTGATACGGGTCGGTAGAAGAGGACATGAATACTGTGAAAGGTCCTTTAGATTTATTTTTCTGGAGTTCTTTTCGAAATTTCAGCTGTTCATCTGTTTTAGCTGCGACCCAATCGCCCCAAGTTTTACCTGAAAAGAGCGAAATCGGTGAGCGACGTACGTAACAGTAAGTGCACGCAAATTGACAGCCCATGTATGGATTCAAAGTATGTGTATAATCTTTTAAATAGCCACTCGCTTTCGTTAAAAATTGTTGTGGCTGACGTGATTGGATGTCCATCAAATCCTCCTAAAATAAAAACAGACAGGTGACTTGCGACGACCTGTCTGTGTTGGGTTTATGCTTGTAATGTTTCAATCGCTGTAGCAATCGTTTTAAAGACGTATGGCAAATCTTCTTTTTCGATACAACTAAAGGCGATGCGAATATCAGTTTCGTTAAGCGCAACGATACCGATTGAATGCTTCTCAATGAGATGTACACGTAATTCTTCAGCATTCACACCTTTCACTTTCAACGCCATGAAGTAACCAGAGTTAAAGTCATATGGTTGCCATAATGATTGGTATGCTTCATCATAAACGAGTTCTTTTGTCACTTCATAACGTGCTTGTAAAATTTGAATGTTGTGTTGTACTTCAGCATTGAAAGATGCCCCTTGTTTCAGCGCGTGTTGTACTGCAGCTTGAGAAGGTGTGGCACCACTTGAGTTATTACTACGAATGAGTCCTTTCATTTTCGCTTCTAGCACATTTTTTGTCGTGTCATTTGAAGTACCAAAAGTTAAGAAACCGACACGGAAGCCCCATGCGAAAAACTCTTTTGTCGCACCATCTAAACGAATAGGTAGCACACGTTCATTGTTCAATTGTGTCAGTGCAGTGAAAATGGATTGTGTGTATACATCTTCGTAAAACAATCCGTAATATGCATCATCGACAACTGCAACGACATTGACACCGCGTTTTGCCAAACGGTCAATCGCTTGAACAATTGTTTCAACTTCATCCGTTGTAGGTGTGTAACCAGTTGGATTGTTCGGATAATTTAATAACATGATGACTTTATCTTCTTCAAATTGATCTAACGTTTTTACAAGATGTTCGGTTGTGAAATGACCTTGTGCATCAAAAATAGGGTAAGTTTGCATTGTCGCTTGATGACGAATACCGTACACGAGATTATAGTTGCCCCAATTATGTT
Above is a genomic segment from Staphylococcus delphini containing:
- a CDS encoding acetylornithine deacetylase, with the protein product MEQRQFDILQTLIAHPTVSPPARNTQTLQQQISTWLENTGFDVQTIPFYDNDTIIVGTLKGRNPDAPRLILNGHVDVAEVEDEQFWRFNPFQLTEVDGFLFGRGVADMKGGMSALFYNLERLHQEGLQPEGDIIVHSVVGEEVGEAGTKVACEHSPKADLALVLDTSDNIAMGQGGVITGWVTIQSQETIHDGARSHIIHAGGGRHGASAIEKMVKIIQALQELERHWAVTKSCPGMPPGANTINPAVIEGGRHPAFIADQCRLWITVHYLPDENYETIIEEIETYLNKVAESDLWLNENPLQFEWGGTSMIEDKGEIFPSFTLPTTHAGFHMLAKAHEHVHQTPLQTTMSTTVTDGGWTADFGIPTILYGPGELNEAHGTNEKIRIQDLDHFTEVLYAFLKEWYEHPVR
- a CDS encoding methylated-DNA--[protein]-cysteine S-methyltransferase is translated as MSFYFQHINTPLGLMTAVVNDNALLGLSFTDSKDYHTALKHFQKQAPLVQISHHPIVNQIALELEAYFHGHYHTFKTPVAHVIGTPFQQQVWQALQQLPFGAVVNYSDIAQMIGRPKSVRAVASAIGQNPLSIIVPCHRVLRKDGQLGGFNSGLHRKKYLLAMEGHPYGTTTI
- a CDS encoding SPL family radical SAM protein, coding for MDIQSRQPQQFLTKASGYLKDYTHTLNPYMGCQFACTYCYVRRSPISLFSGKTWGDWVAAKTDEQLKFRKELQKNKSKGPFTVFMSSSTDPYQPLEKKYEMTRNLLSEMHDCPPDFLFIQTRSPLIQRDIDILQSYPGNFIVSMTVETDREDIIRHFTPKAPSIQARLKTVDKLRAAQIPTQIAIAPVLPCTDQFAERLAEHVDHVTIDDYFMGDGSNGRRTHSLGIQSLYENLDLQSWYHPDAYLHVIKLMQDVFPNDNIAISREGFVPFQSN
- a CDS encoding aminotransferase class I/II-fold pyridoxal phosphate-dependent enzyme, which produces MNPLALQLNEQLSEENPVVLDMLSDLGTNMYYPKGILTQSAEAKATKYNATIGMATTAEGKMYTETLYGMFDHLTTDEVFAYAPPQGLAELRELWQQKMLKENPDLTKEAMSLPIVTNALTHGLSLIGDLFVNPGDTVLLPQHNWGNYNLVYGIRHQATMQTYPIFDAQGHFTTEHLVKTLDQFEEDKVIMLLNYPNNPTGYTPTTDEVETIVQAIDRLAKRGVNVVAVVDDAYYGLFYEDVYTQSIFTALTQLNNERVLPIRLDGATKEFFAWGFRVGFLTFGTSNDTTKNVLEAKMKGLIRSNNSSGATPSQAAVQHALKQGASFNAEVQHNIQILQARYEVTKELVYDEAYQSLWQPYDFNSGYFMALKVKGVNAEELRVHLIEKHSIGIVALNETDIRIAFSCIEKEDLPYVFKTIATAIETLQA